In Nitrospirota bacterium, a single genomic region encodes these proteins:
- a CDS encoding alanine--glyoxylate aminotransferase family protein, with translation MVHPRVLRALSTPLVGHLDQAFLGILNDIQALLRGVFQTKNRFTIAVSGTGSAGMEASMVNIVEPGDTVIVGVNGVFGTRWASIVERCGGKAIRVEAPWGQIIEPDAIKQALRQSGPVKAVAIVHAETSTGVWQPLEPIAHLCREHDTLFLVDAVTSLGGAPVEVDRWGIDVCYSGTQKCLSCPPGLSPFTLSERALAAIKARRTPCQSWYLDLSLIADYWAEGTRAYHHTAPISMLYALREALRLVDEEGSPARFTRHQLNSDAVTAGLIELGLQPLPPIGYRLPMLTCVTVPSHLPEAEIRTDLLSMYGIEIGGGLGPLTGKVWRIGLMGESSTEAHVLTLLNALEEICIRGGWLSTPGVALQAAARVYSRTPS, from the coding sequence ATGGTGCATCCGCGAGTCCTCCGTGCGCTCTCGACTCCTCTGGTCGGCCACCTGGACCAGGCCTTCCTTGGGATCCTGAACGATATCCAGGCCCTGTTACGCGGCGTCTTTCAGACCAAAAATCGCTTCACCATCGCAGTCTCCGGCACCGGCTCAGCCGGGATGGAAGCGTCGATGGTGAATATCGTTGAACCGGGCGATACCGTGATCGTCGGGGTCAATGGCGTGTTTGGTACAAGATGGGCCTCCATTGTCGAGCGTTGCGGCGGCAAGGCCATTCGCGTGGAGGCTCCCTGGGGACAGATCATAGAGCCAGACGCCATCAAGCAGGCACTGCGCCAATCAGGCCCGGTGAAGGCGGTGGCCATCGTCCATGCGGAAACCTCGACCGGCGTCTGGCAACCGCTGGAGCCCATCGCCCACCTCTGCCGCGAACATGACACGCTGTTCCTCGTCGATGCCGTAACCTCGTTGGGAGGCGCCCCGGTCGAGGTCGATCGTTGGGGCATCGATGTCTGTTATAGCGGCACACAGAAATGTCTGAGTTGTCCACCAGGATTGTCTCCCTTCACCCTTAGCGAACGCGCATTGGCTGCGATCAAAGCCAGGCGAACGCCCTGCCAGAGTTGGTACCTGGATCTGTCGTTGATCGCGGACTACTGGGCTGAAGGCACGAGGGCCTACCATCACACGGCCCCGATCTCCATGCTCTATGCGCTACGGGAAGCGTTGCGCCTCGTCGACGAAGAAGGATCGCCTGCGCGCTTCACGCGCCACCAACTCAATAGCGATGCCGTGACTGCCGGCTTGATCGAACTTGGACTTCAGCCCCTTCCCCCCATAGGCTATCGACTCCCGATGTTGACCTGTGTCACAGTCCCCTCCCATCTTCCTGAAGCGGAGATACGGACGGATCTGCTCTCGATGTATGGCATTGAGATCGGCGGCGGACTCGGGCCTCTCACAGGAAAGGTCTGGCGTATCGGCCTCATGGGCGAATCATCGACCGAAGCGCACGTCTTAACCCTGCTCAATGCGTTGGAAGAGATCTGCATTCGAGGTGGGTGGTTGTCCACACCGGGGGTTGCACTCCAGGCTGCGGCAAGGGTCTATAGCCGCACTCCATCCTAA
- a CDS encoding DUF3365 domain-containing protein, which yields MENKPLLWVLGGASFAFFAVLTYWIFALTLADQMKSDLVPPEKAASYIQALIEANRKNYTENVVDKLHKAGLAVAIEHWRDEKGVPLPAQFLLETGRLVAQKDLKFSFRLASMTPIYAWNGATTDFERKGLAAVTKDPSKPFGGFVRLDGGRYYQTVYPDLAVAQSCVTCHNEHPNSPRRDYKVGDVMGGIIITIPIDIP from the coding sequence ATGGAAAACAAACCATTACTCTGGGTACTCGGTGGCGCGTCCTTTGCTTTTTTCGCCGTGCTCACCTACTGGATCTTTGCCCTGACATTGGCCGATCAGATGAAGTCCGATCTCGTTCCGCCGGAAAAGGCCGCGTCGTATATTCAGGCCTTGATCGAAGCCAACCGGAAAAACTACACGGAAAATGTCGTGGATAAACTCCACAAAGCCGGACTCGCGGTCGCGATCGAACATTGGCGGGACGAAAAAGGTGTGCCCCTGCCTGCGCAATTTCTCTTGGAGACCGGACGGCTGGTCGCACAAAAGGACCTCAAGTTCTCGTTCCGGCTCGCCAGTATGACGCCGATCTACGCCTGGAACGGTGCGACGACAGACTTTGAACGAAAAGGACTCGCCGCCGTCACCAAAGATCCCTCAAAGCCTTTCGGGGGGTTCGTCAGGCTCGACGGTGGCCGCTACTATCAAACGGTCTATCCGGACCTCGCAGTCGCCCAATCCTGCGTGACCTGTCACAACGAACATCCCAACAGCCCGCGCCGCGACTACAAAGTCGGCGATGTGATGGGCGGCATCATCATCACCATCCCCATCGACATACCATGA
- a CDS encoding amidohydrolase family protein, whose amino-acid sequence MITSFAIRSVRVIDGTGRTIERATVMIRGKTIAAIGPDRALALPRGATKIDGRGLTLLPGLIDCHVHFCLGAEPDVVEAIANETSALTLLKSSRAAHQTLEAGVTTVRDVGSRDHAIFTLKQAIDTGLVPGPRIVGAGLAICMVGGHARFIGQEVEGVEQVRAVVRAQIAAGAGVIKVIASGGVLTPGTSPDQAQMTVEELRAAVEEAGQAGRKVAAHAHGSSGMKNAIRAGVHSIEHATLMDEEAASMMRGQGVFMVPTLSALATTAACRLGCGVPDSARDKAKAMTKRHAVSFKNALRDGIQIAMGTDAGTPFNFHGENAQELERMVAFGMSPMQAILASTSAAARLIGIQDQVGTIEKGKVADLLLIEGNPIRRIDLLRDRSRIVGVMQAGKWVAGPLSKT is encoded by the coding sequence ATGATAACATCCTTTGCCATTCGCTCAGTGCGTGTCATCGACGGGACCGGTCGAACGATCGAACGGGCCACGGTGATGATTCGAGGGAAGACCATTGCCGCTATCGGACCGGATCGAGCGCTCGCGCTCCCACGTGGCGCGACCAAGATCGATGGCCGTGGGCTGACGCTGTTGCCAGGATTGATCGACTGTCACGTGCACTTCTGCCTTGGAGCCGAGCCGGATGTCGTCGAGGCGATCGCGAACGAGACGTCCGCACTGACATTGCTCAAGTCCAGCCGGGCGGCTCACCAAACCTTGGAGGCAGGCGTGACCACCGTACGCGACGTCGGGTCGCGGGACCATGCCATCTTCACGTTGAAACAGGCCATCGATACGGGCCTCGTGCCAGGGCCTCGCATCGTCGGAGCGGGTCTGGCGATTTGTATGGTCGGCGGCCATGCTCGATTTATCGGTCAGGAAGTGGAAGGGGTCGAACAAGTCCGTGCGGTCGTACGCGCTCAAATCGCCGCTGGAGCTGGCGTCATTAAAGTCATCGCCTCTGGCGGTGTCCTCACGCCAGGCACCTCGCCGGACCAGGCCCAAATGACGGTGGAAGAACTCAGGGCCGCCGTGGAAGAAGCCGGGCAAGCGGGGCGGAAAGTCGCCGCCCATGCCCATGGATCGTCAGGGATGAAAAATGCCATCCGCGCCGGAGTCCATTCAATCGAGCATGCCACGCTCATGGACGAAGAAGCCGCAAGCATGATGCGCGGGCAGGGAGTCTTCATGGTCCCGACCCTCTCCGCGCTGGCCACCACGGCCGCCTGCCGTCTCGGGTGCGGGGTGCCGGACAGTGCGCGCGACAAAGCCAAAGCGATGACGAAACGTCATGCCGTCAGCTTCAAGAACGCTCTGCGGGACGGCATCCAGATTGCGATGGGCACCGACGCGGGGACGCCCTTTAACTTTCATGGCGAGAACGCCCAGGAGCTTGAACGGATGGTCGCCTTCGGCATGAGCCCGATGCAGGCCATTCTCGCCTCGACCTCCGCTGCCGCGCGTTTAATCGGCATTCAGGACCAGGTGGGAACCATCGAGAAGGGGAAAGTGGCCGATCTTCTGCTGATCGAAGGCAATCCGATCCGTCGTATCGACCTACTGCGCGACCGCAGCCGGATTGTCGGGGTCATGCAAGCAGGCAAGTGGGTCGCGGGGCCACTTTCGAAGACGTGA
- a CDS encoding CPBP family intramembrane metalloprotease has product MMESDTVSLNEAPPPQSWWRATDAPPPVGIYPGRFSPKVTLLAAIFLVGALAMVVWLSASASKLERIEAPEQALSLMVSRTMDVHEGLTRARPWEQWLFTWASGDRESEQTHAIEWYRELARVSADPVVPLQLAILQAEAGHVSQALLSAHEWTEADDPLPQFADLVMAAYGEGPAHDADQYVLWQAEAAELLPAGWFYDRLAEGLARRANDHALVRRIQEQAADRVDRQFVRSQRVTLVELSALVLGTVALLLIWLRRKEPSSFVRLHEPGVPPPWPGGIGAAVLLRGGAIGAMFTALFMMYAPPDNASLRALAIPMTNLPLLFLAHRHLFRPAGMTFDEGFGLEIGWARAGGLATAVLAVVAAGLWGEWVMDWLSEPLHLTSHWAEWFDADLVWASPMLTAISLVEYVIFAPVFEELAFRGLLFAILRRRFRFLPAALISASIFAVAHGYGLVGFISVLWSGLLWAWMYEKTGSLLPGMLAHAINNLLVCLAVMALLR; this is encoded by the coding sequence ATGATGGAGTCAGATACTGTGTCCCTCAACGAGGCACCGCCGCCACAATCCTGGTGGCGAGCCACGGACGCGCCGCCGCCGGTCGGGATCTATCCCGGACGATTTTCGCCCAAGGTCACGCTGTTGGCAGCCATATTTCTCGTGGGAGCCTTGGCAATGGTGGTGTGGCTATCCGCTTCGGCATCCAAGCTGGAGCGGATCGAGGCCCCAGAGCAAGCGCTCAGTCTGATGGTTAGTCGGACGATGGATGTTCATGAAGGACTCACGCGTGCGAGACCATGGGAGCAATGGCTCTTTACCTGGGCCTCCGGCGATCGCGAGTCTGAACAGACCCATGCGATTGAATGGTATCGAGAATTGGCCCGGGTCTCTGCCGATCCGGTCGTGCCGCTTCAGTTAGCGATTCTTCAAGCCGAGGCCGGCCATGTGTCCCAGGCGCTTCTCTCTGCGCACGAATGGACCGAAGCGGACGATCCGCTGCCTCAGTTTGCCGATCTGGTGATGGCCGCCTACGGCGAAGGACCAGCTCATGATGCGGACCAGTATGTCTTGTGGCAAGCCGAGGCGGCAGAGCTGTTGCCTGCCGGCTGGTTTTACGACCGCCTGGCTGAAGGGCTGGCCCGCCGTGCTAACGATCACGCGCTCGTGCGCAGGATTCAGGAACAGGCCGCGGACCGTGTCGACCGTCAGTTTGTCCGGTCGCAGCGCGTCACGCTTGTCGAGCTCAGCGCGCTGGTCCTCGGGACGGTGGCGTTACTCCTCATCTGGCTGAGGCGGAAGGAGCCGTCCAGTTTCGTCAGGCTCCATGAACCGGGCGTGCCGCCGCCCTGGCCAGGCGGAATCGGTGCGGCAGTCTTGCTCCGCGGTGGCGCGATCGGTGCGATGTTTACGGCGCTATTTATGATGTATGCGCCGCCCGACAATGCGTCGCTTCGGGCGTTGGCCATTCCGATGACGAATCTGCCGTTACTCTTTTTGGCCCATCGCCATCTCTTCCGTCCGGCCGGGATGACGTTCGACGAAGGATTTGGACTGGAGATTGGATGGGCCCGTGCCGGAGGTCTGGCGACCGCGGTCTTGGCGGTGGTGGCTGCCGGGTTGTGGGGCGAGTGGGTGATGGATTGGCTGTCGGAGCCGCTTCATCTGACGAGTCACTGGGCTGAATGGTTCGACGCAGATCTTGTCTGGGCCTCACCGATGCTGACGGCGATCAGCTTAGTCGAGTATGTAATCTTCGCGCCCGTGTTTGAAGAACTCGCGTTTCGAGGGCTCCTGTTCGCGATTCTGCGTCGGAGGTTCCGCTTCCTGCCTGCCGCGTTGATCAGTGCGAGCATCTTTGCCGTTGCCCATGGCTATGGATTGGTCGGCTTCATCAGTGTGCTATGGAGTGGCCTGCTCTGGGCCTGGATGTATGAGAAAACCGGGAGTCTTTTGCCGGGGATGCTGGCGCATGCGATCAATAATCTTTTGGTCTGTTTGGCCGTGATGGCCCTCCTCCGTTAG
- a CDS encoding putative Ig domain-containing protein translates to MKHIASILSVMILGVSLLNCSGGGSGGGGGNSPAFAVSTTSATYGVVGNAYSSTLVATGGTAPFAWTVSGGVLPVGLTLNATTGIVTGTPAAPAGNVTTTFTVSDSTGKTATGSVLFAIHPRTDRVSVDGSGASSNGTSPEAAINSTDGRFITFTSSATNLTALPGGSGSQIFIHDRQTGPPSLVSRVDLGNAGNGASNQPTISETGRYVAFTSAATNLASIAGGSGTQVFLRDTQTNQTILVSRDTLGNAGNGASSQPAISADGRYVAFTSAATNLASIAGGSGTQVFLRDTQANQTSLVSRNPAGNAGNGASSESAISGNGQFVAFTSQATNLATLVGGSGSQVYLRDMIGNLTSVVSRDAAGNAGNGASSQASISGNGQFMAFTSQATNLASLVGGSGSQIYLRDTIGNLTSLVSRDTLGNAGNGASSQPAISATSGPFIAFVSLATNIASISGGSGSQILFRDTQGNQSTLVSKDNSSPAIAGSGASAVPVIVGNGDFVAFSSLASNLVAGGAAQPDIYVRATP, encoded by the coding sequence ATGAAACACATCGCCTCAATATTGTCGGTCATGATCCTCGGGGTCAGTCTCCTCAACTGCTCAGGCGGTGGGAGCGGTGGGGGAGGAGGCAATAGTCCGGCCTTTGCGGTATCGACGACCTCGGCAACGTATGGCGTAGTCGGGAATGCCTATTCCTCGACCTTAGTTGCCACAGGGGGGACCGCGCCATTCGCCTGGACCGTATCCGGTGGGGTCTTGCCAGTCGGGTTGACGTTGAACGCGACGACCGGGATTGTGACTGGCACACCGGCTGCGCCTGCTGGGAATGTCACCACAACGTTCACGGTGAGTGACAGCACGGGAAAGACGGCGACAGGGTCGGTCTTGTTTGCCATCCATCCGAGAACGGATCGCGTTTCGGTAGATGGTTCGGGGGCATCGAGTAACGGGACAAGCCCAGAAGCCGCTATCAACAGCACAGATGGCCGCTTCATCACATTTACGTCATCGGCTACGAATTTGACGGCTCTCCCAGGAGGCAGCGGCTCGCAGATTTTTATTCATGATCGCCAAACGGGCCCGCCCAGTTTAGTGTCCAGGGTCGACCTGGGCAACGCGGGAAATGGAGCTAGCAATCAGCCGACGATCAGCGAGACCGGTCGGTATGTCGCTTTTACCTCGGCGGCCACGAATCTCGCGTCGATTGCCGGAGGGAGTGGCACTCAGGTGTTTCTTCGCGATACGCAAACCAATCAAACCATTCTGGTGTCGCGCGATACCCTGGGCAATGCGGGAAATGGGGCGAGCAGCCAGCCTGCGATCAGCGCAGACGGTCGGTATGTCGCCTTTACCTCGGCGGCCACGAATCTCGCGTCGATTGCCGGGGGGAGTGGCACTCAGGTGTTCCTTCGCGATACGCAAGCCAATCAAACCTCGCTGGTCTCGCGGAATCCCGCAGGCAATGCAGGGAACGGCGCAAGTAGTGAGAGTGCTATCAGTGGAAACGGGCAGTTTGTGGCCTTCACGTCGCAAGCGACGAACCTGGCGACGCTTGTGGGAGGGAGTGGCTCTCAGGTTTACCTCCGAGACATGATCGGTAATCTCACGAGCGTGGTGTCGCGAGATGCCGCGGGCAATGCGGGAAATGGCGCAAGTAGCCAAGCCTCAATCAGCGGGAACGGACAGTTTATGGCCTTCACGTCACAAGCGACGAATCTGGCATCGCTTGTGGGAGGGAGTGGCTCTCAAATCTATCTTCGGGACACGATCGGCAATCTCACGAGTCTGGTGTCGCGGGATACCCTGGGCAATGCGGGAAACGGCGCAAGCAGTCAGCCCGCGATCAGTGCGACAAGCGGACCGTTCATTGCCTTCGTTTCGTTGGCCACAAACATCGCCTCCATTTCCGGGGGAAGTGGTTCTCAAATTCTCTTTCGCGACACGCAAGGCAATCAATCGACTCTTGTCTCAAAGGACAATAGCTCCCCTGCCATTGCAGGCTCTGGCGCAAGTGCTGTCCCTGTCATCGTCGGCAACGGGGATTTTGTGGCCTTCTCCTCGTTGGCGAGCAACCTCGTTGCAGGCGGTGCGGCTCAGCCTGATATCTATGTCCGCGCGACGCCCTAG